TAATTAATGTGAAATAAATTTTGGCAGTTATCCACAAAGATTTTTTTTTGTGGATAATTTTTTTTATTCTTAAATTGCTTGTTAACAATATTTTAACTCAATATTCGTTTTACCCGTTCATGGAGAGCAAGGAAAAATGTGTATTTTTGAATCTTAAAGTTCGAATAATGGCAAAAATCATAGGTATCGCTAACCAAAAAGGAGGAGTAGGTAAAACTACAACGGCTGTAAATCTTGCTGCCGCGCTAGGAGTATTGGAGAAAAAAATACTAATTATAGATGCTGATCCACAGGCAAATGCAACGTCGGGATTGGGTGTAGATAATGTTCAGTATTCCACTTATAATTTGCTGGAACACAGTGCTGAAACCAGAAGCTGCATCAAGCAGACGGCAACTCCGAATCTGGATATTGTGCCTTCTCATATTGATTTGGTAGCTGCAGAGATCGAGCTGGTAGACAAGGACAATCGTGAATATATGCTTAAAAAAGCATTGGAAAGCGTAAGGGATGATTATGATTATATCATCATCGACTGTGCTCCGAGTTTAGGTTTGATTACGGTAAACGCCCTTACAGCGGCAGATTCTGTGATTATTCCTATTCAATGTGAGTATTTTGCTTTGGAAGGACTTGGAAAATTACTGAATACGATTAAAAATGTTCAGAAAATTCACAATAAAGACCTTGATATCGAAGGGTTGCTTCTGACGATGTACGACAGCCGATTAAGATTATCTAATCAGGTAGTGGAAGAGGTGAATTCTCACTTCCCGGAAATGGTTTTCGAAACTATTATCAGCAGAAATGTGAGATTAAGTGAGGCGCCAAGTTTTGGAGAAAGCATCCTGAATTACGATGCCGAGAGTAAGGGGGCGGTTCAGTACATTCAGTTGGCAGAGGAAGTTCTGCTGAAGAACGAGAAATTAGTTAAGAATTAAAATTAGAATTTAAGCGGGAGGTATAACAAAAGATGATTGTAAATCATTGATAATATATCACTTATTATTTATATTATGAAGGACAAAAAAAGAGCTATGGGGCGTGGTTTGGGTGCTATTTTAAGTGCTGAATCCAAAGCATCTGTCAATTCTGCGACGGATGAAGGGGCAGACAAATTTGTGGGAAATATCGTGGAGGTTGCTCTTGAAGATATTTATCCTAATCCGGCCCAGCCAAGAACTTATTTTGACGAAAAAGCATTAAACGAACTCGCTAAATCTATCGGGAGTTTAGGGGTTATTCAGCCTATTACTTTAAGAAAAGATGGCGAGAGGTTCGAAATCATATCAGGGGAAAGACGTTTCAGAGCAACGAAAATTGCAGGTTTAACCTCTATTCCGGCGTATATTCGCTTAGTAAATGACCAGGAGCTGCTGGAGATGGCTCTTGTTGAAAATATTCAGAGGGAAGATCTTGATGCGATAGAAATTGCATTAACGTATCAAAGATTGATGGATGAAGTGGGATTGACTCAGGAAAATCTTAGCCAGAGAGTAGGTAAGGACAGAAGTACAATTACCAACTCGATCAGATTGTTGAGATTAAGTCCGGATATTCAGAATTCTATCCGTAGCGGAGAAATTTCCGCGGGACATGGTAGAGCGATTATCAGCCTTGAAAATGAAGAACATCAGCAGATTTTATTTGATATCATCATTAAAGAAAAACTGAATGTTCGTCAGGCTGAACAGGCAGCAACTGCCTTGAAAAATCCAAAATCACCAGCTGCAAAAAGAGCAAAAGCTGAGCTTTCAAATAATTTTAAAAGAGCACAGAAAACGATTGCAGATATTTTAGATGTAAAAGTAGAAATCAAAACAGCCGGAAACGGTAAAAAAGGTAAAATTGTTCTGGACTTCAAAAATGAAGATGAACTGGAATACATTTTATCTCATATAAAATAAATGAAGAAATTACTTTTCACTTTTTTCTTGTGTATTTTTGCGTTGGCCTACTCACAAGTCAATCCCAACGATACTATTCGGGTAGAAAACCATCCGAAAGACAGTATCTCTGCAGAAAAGCCTGCAAAATCCGAAGCGTCTATCGTTCAGGATATTGAAAAGGTGAATGCAAAAACCCTGAAAAAAGCCAAAATCACAAAGCTTAATCCTACAAGAGCAGGTTTATATTCTGCTGTATTGCCGGGATTGGGACAATATTATAATAAAAAATACTGGAAAATCCCTATCGTTTGGGGAGCGGTTGGAGTAGGAGCAGGAATTGCCATCTGGAATGATAATCAGTATAAAAAGTATCGTGGGTATTACGTTGCCAAGCTCAATGGTACACCCAATGAATTCGTGGACAGTAATCCAAACCTTGATAAAGTAGCATTGGGGAACGCACAGGACAGATCGAAAAGGCAAAGAGACTATGCCATTGCGATCACAGGATTAATCTACATTCTAAACATTGTGGATGCTGTGGTAGATGCCCATCTTTATGAAGGTCGTCACGATCCGGATCTTGCGCTAACGCCTGCCGTAATTCAGGATAATTTTGGGATTACCCCTCCAAAAACGGGGTTAAGTTTAAGTTATAGATTCTAGACAATTAATAAATAATAATTAATAATGAATTCTGTTCTCCCAATCATCGCGGACTTTGTTAAGTCAGACGCCTTTGCGAACTTAAAAACGTTTAGTCGTTAAGAAAAAATCTTTACGATCTTTGCGATAAAATAGAATAGAATTTTAAATAAATAAGCTGTTTAAAAAGCAGATAAATAAAATATGAAAATAGCATTAGTAGGATATGGGAAAATGGGCAAAATCATTGATGAGATTGCCACAAAGAGAGGTCATGAAGTGGTTGCCCGATTAAAAGAAACTCCTACTGCTGAAAATTTGAATGGTGCTGATGTTGCTATCGAATTTTCTTTGCCGGAAGTAGCTTACGAAAATGTAAAAGCTTGTCTTGAAAATAAAGTTCCTGTGATCTGCGGAACAACAGGTTGGCTTGAAAGAAAAGCTGAAATAGAACAAATCGCAGTTGATAACGGAACTGCATTTTTATACGGGTCGAATTTTAGTTTAGGTGTTAATTTATTTTTCGCTTTAAACGAGAAACTTGCTGATCTTATGAAGAATGTGAACGAATATTCTTGTCAGTTGGAAGAAATTCATCATGTACATAAAAAAGATGCTCCAAGCGGAACCGCAA
The sequence above is a segment of the Chryseobacterium sp. MYb264 genome. Coding sequences within it:
- a CDS encoding ParA family protein, whose translation is MAKIIGIANQKGGVGKTTTAVNLAAALGVLEKKILIIDADPQANATSGLGVDNVQYSTYNLLEHSAETRSCIKQTATPNLDIVPSHIDLVAAEIELVDKDNREYMLKKALESVRDDYDYIIIDCAPSLGLITVNALTAADSVIIPIQCEYFALEGLGKLLNTIKNVQKIHNKDLDIEGLLLTMYDSRLRLSNQVVEEVNSHFPEMVFETIISRNVRLSEAPSFGESILNYDAESKGAVQYIQLAEEVLLKNEKLVKN
- a CDS encoding ParB/RepB/Spo0J family partition protein, with translation MKDKKRAMGRGLGAILSAESKASVNSATDEGADKFVGNIVEVALEDIYPNPAQPRTYFDEKALNELAKSIGSLGVIQPITLRKDGERFEIISGERRFRATKIAGLTSIPAYIRLVNDQELLEMALVENIQREDLDAIEIALTYQRLMDEVGLTQENLSQRVGKDRSTITNSIRLLRLSPDIQNSIRSGEISAGHGRAIISLENEEHQQILFDIIIKEKLNVRQAEQAATALKNPKSPAAKRAKAELSNNFKRAQKTIADILDVKVEIKTAGNGKKGKIVLDFKNEDELEYILSHIK
- a CDS encoding DUF5683 domain-containing protein gives rise to the protein MKKLLFTFFLCIFALAYSQVNPNDTIRVENHPKDSISAEKPAKSEASIVQDIEKVNAKTLKKAKITKLNPTRAGLYSAVLPGLGQYYNKKYWKIPIVWGAVGVGAGIAIWNDNQYKKYRGYYVAKLNGTPNEFVDSNPNLDKVALGNAQDRSKRQRDYAIAITGLIYILNIVDAVVDAHLYEGRHDPDLALTPAVIQDNFGITPPKTGLSLSYRF
- the dapB gene encoding 4-hydroxy-tetrahydrodipicolinate reductase; translated protein: MKIALVGYGKMGKIIDEIATKRGHEVVARLKETPTAENLNGADVAIEFSLPEVAYENVKACLENKVPVICGTTGWLERKAEIEQIAVDNGTAFLYGSNFSLGVNLFFALNEKLADLMKNVNEYSCQLEEIHHVHKKDAPSGTAISIAEGIFKHNPKFEAWKLEETQGNQLGIFAIREDEVPGTHSVFYRSEVDEIEIKHTAYNRNGFALGAVVAAEWIIGKKGNFGMKDVLGL